In Nonomuraea muscovyensis, one genomic interval encodes:
- a CDS encoding carbohydrate ABC transporter permease, whose translation MRALRGTLLSLVVLVMLLPVYAMFALSSASDATDLGGLTFDASQLGEHLSQLFGQGDFPLYLRNSMILSLGVAVLEVVFSGAAGYALAQLTFPGRRVLFTVVVGTLSLSPIVVLVPMYLVVKQLGWIDSFQGMIVPFMMSAFGVFLVRQFALSVPRELLLSARVDGAGELHIFLRVGVPLLRPALLTLFLLQFLAQWDNLLWPLVVANDPRLWPLPVGLSQLQTEYDFSIGLVSTAALVTAVPPLVLMFVLQRYYVAGLTLGGVKK comes from the coding sequence ATGAGGGCGCTGCGCGGCACGTTGCTGTCGCTGGTCGTGCTGGTCATGCTGCTGCCGGTCTACGCGATGTTCGCCCTCTCCTCGGCCTCCGACGCGACCGATCTCGGCGGGCTCACCTTCGACGCCTCCCAGCTCGGCGAGCACCTCTCCCAGCTGTTCGGCCAGGGCGACTTCCCGCTCTACCTGCGCAACAGCATGATCCTCTCCCTCGGTGTCGCCGTCCTGGAGGTGGTCTTCTCCGGGGCGGCCGGCTACGCCCTGGCGCAGCTCACGTTCCCCGGCAGGCGGGTGCTGTTCACGGTCGTCGTGGGCACGCTGTCGCTGTCGCCGATCGTGGTGCTCGTGCCGATGTACCTCGTCGTCAAGCAGCTGGGCTGGATCGACTCGTTCCAGGGCATGATCGTCCCGTTCATGATGAGCGCGTTCGGCGTGTTCCTCGTCCGCCAGTTCGCCCTCTCCGTGCCGCGGGAGCTGCTGCTGTCGGCGCGCGTGGACGGCGCGGGCGAGCTGCACATCTTCCTGCGCGTCGGGGTGCCGCTGCTGCGTCCGGCGCTGCTCACGCTCTTCCTGCTGCAGTTCCTCGCGCAGTGGGACAACCTGCTCTGGCCGCTCGTCGTGGCCAACGATCCCCGTCTGTGGCCGCTGCCCGTGGGCCTGTCGCAGCTGCAGACGGAGTACGACTTCAGCATCGGCCTGGTCAGCACCGCCGCCCTGGTCACGGCCGTGCCGCCGCTGGTGCTGATGTTCGTCCTGCAGCGCTACTACGTGGCCGGGCTGACGCTGGGAGGCGTGAAGAAATGA
- a CDS encoding GH36-type glycosyl hydrolase domain-containing protein: MSAFGAWTTAHGLPAFSYTMDQERDPRAEWDPILEPPTRRHAVHLGNRRITLVADNYGLSGLFDEHTALRWLTRDTGVTRVGELSTDISGSERIFGPTFVIVRVADDQVSLERTVLCPEGEAPWVLIRLRVRNLLGEPARLTLTEEWAARPAQVNLISGTAPSTGPDEDVGLELELIGGARPRRTGSGRLAVPLLLAAHGERVVELRYGLLDDTAPSFEGSLAALRDRLPRASAPRAPEAEREIPWHAALLTGAACADGVLGGHTLDQGSCYSFRHGFNGAARDPLQHALPLVYIEPDLALSVLRNTCAWGSPDGDLPYALGPDKQPWTDLFRPSDQNLWALWLAAEYLSATGEEAAFREPVPYHPLHRAAPVPLGEHLRRQFRFFTDVVGRGEHGHVRMLNADWNDMAITESGVDRELMIAQGESVLNSAMAAWVLPRYAVLAERLGDLVTAAEARKLGEELRGLVAEEWNGRWFRRAYGPGAVVGDSDMWLEVQPWAILCGATPPGRAAELLRRIEATAAAGSPLGARLRWPVREHHGPGGVGTIWYAINMTLIWAAADHVPELGWQWWRRMSLAAHANAYPDVWEGTLSGPDAYLAPETDRPGRTWDLADLGIAMQAYPVANLHSHSQPLLAYLRLLGVEPFSERAGTGDGARFASRALTVGP; the protein is encoded by the coding sequence ATGAGCGCATTCGGCGCATGGACCACCGCGCACGGACTGCCCGCCTTCTCCTACACGATGGACCAGGAACGGGATCCGCGCGCCGAGTGGGACCCCATCCTGGAACCGCCCACCCGGCGGCACGCCGTCCACCTGGGAAACCGGCGGATCACGCTGGTGGCCGACAACTACGGCCTGAGCGGCCTGTTCGACGAGCACACGGCCCTGCGGTGGCTCACGCGCGACACGGGCGTCACCCGGGTGGGCGAACTCTCGACGGATATTTCGGGATCCGAGCGGATATTCGGGCCGACGTTCGTGATCGTCCGGGTGGCGGATGACCAGGTGTCGCTGGAACGCACCGTGCTCTGCCCCGAGGGCGAGGCGCCGTGGGTGCTGATCCGGCTGCGCGTGCGCAACCTGCTCGGCGAGCCGGCCCGGCTGACGCTGACCGAGGAGTGGGCGGCGAGACCCGCCCAGGTCAACCTCATCAGCGGCACAGCGCCCAGCACAGGGCCGGACGAGGACGTCGGACTCGAACTCGAACTCATCGGCGGCGCGCGGCCGCGCAGGACCGGATCGGGGCGGCTGGCCGTCCCCCTCCTGCTCGCGGCCCACGGCGAGCGGGTGGTCGAGCTCAGGTACGGCCTGCTCGACGACACGGCGCCGTCGTTCGAGGGCAGCCTGGCCGCCTTGCGCGACCGGCTGCCCCGGGCGTCCGCGCCGCGGGCGCCCGAGGCCGAGCGTGAGATCCCGTGGCACGCGGCGCTGCTGACCGGCGCGGCCTGCGCGGACGGCGTGCTCGGCGGGCACACCCTCGACCAGGGATCGTGCTACTCCTTCAGGCACGGCTTCAACGGCGCCGCCCGCGACCCGCTCCAGCACGCGCTGCCGCTGGTCTACATCGAGCCGGATCTGGCCCTGTCCGTGCTGCGCAACACGTGCGCCTGGGGCAGCCCCGACGGCGATCTGCCCTACGCCCTCGGACCGGACAAGCAGCCGTGGACCGACCTGTTCCGGCCGTCGGACCAGAACCTGTGGGCACTGTGGCTGGCGGCCGAATACCTGTCCGCCACCGGCGAGGAGGCGGCCTTCCGCGAGCCCGTGCCGTACCACCCGCTCCACCGCGCCGCGCCGGTCCCGCTCGGAGAGCACCTGCGCAGGCAGTTCAGGTTCTTCACCGACGTGGTCGGGCGGGGAGAGCACGGCCACGTGCGGATGCTGAACGCCGACTGGAACGACATGGCCATCACCGAGAGCGGAGTCGACCGCGAGCTGATGATCGCGCAGGGCGAGTCCGTCCTGAACTCGGCCATGGCCGCCTGGGTGCTGCCGCGGTACGCGGTGCTGGCCGAGCGGCTCGGCGACCTCGTGACCGCGGCAGAAGCGCGCAAGCTCGGCGAGGAACTGCGCGGGCTGGTGGCCGAGGAGTGGAACGGCCGCTGGTTCCGGCGCGCCTACGGCCCCGGAGCCGTCGTCGGCGACTCCGACATGTGGCTGGAGGTGCAGCCGTGGGCGATCCTGTGCGGCGCCACCCCGCCCGGCCGCGCGGCGGAGCTGTTGCGCAGGATCGAGGCCACGGCCGCCGCCGGCTCGCCGCTGGGCGCCCGGCTGCGCTGGCCCGTCCGGGAACACCACGGCCCCGGCGGCGTCGGCACGATCTGGTACGCGATCAACATGACGCTCATCTGGGCCGCCGCCGACCACGTTCCCGAGCTGGGCTGGCAGTGGTGGCGCCGGATGTCCCTGGCCGCGCACGCGAACGCCTACCCGGACGTCTGGGAGGGCACCCTGTCCGGGCCCGACGCCTACCTGGCGCCCGAGACCGACCGGCCCGGCCGCACCTGGGACCTCGCCGACCTCGGCATCGCCATGCAGGCGTATCCCGTCGCCAACCTGCACAGCCACTCCCAGCCGCTGCTGGCCTACCTGCGGCTGCTCGGCGTCGAGCCCTTCAGCGAGCGCGCGGGGACAGGTGACGGCGCCCGGTTCGCCTCGCGCGCCCTGACGGTGGGCCCATGA